TTGGAGGCGCCTCGGCGGGCGGCTTCCTCCTCGGCGGTTCTCACGAGGGCGCAAGCCAGGGACCACTCGTGCATGGGGGTCCATCCCCTTTCCTCCAGGCCCCGGATCCACGGGGCCTAGCAAATCCTCGGCAGTTCGGCCCCCGAGAGAAGGTCCAGGGGGCGCTCCTCACCCGAAACGGTCCGGACCGCCACGGGAGACGCCCCGGTCCGGACCGCCTCCACGCGGCCGATCCGCGCCGCGCCGGCTCCGAAGGGGTGGCTCCGGAGGGCGGAGAGGGCCGACTCCTCGCATCCTCCCTCCACGAAGACCAGGGCCCGGCCCTCGCAGGGGCTGGAGAGGGGATGGAGACCCAGGAGGTCGCACACGGCCCGGACTTCGCCGCGGACGGGCAACGCCTCTTCGTCGAGCACAATCCGGACCCCGGCCCGCTCGGCCACCTCGTGGCAGGTCACGAGGACACCGCCCCGGGTGGGGTCGTGGAGGGCCCGAACCGGGGCCCCCGATGCGGCGAGGGCCTCCACCAGCCCGTTGAGGGGCGCCACGTCCGACCGCAGCGCCTCCCCCGCCATGCCGTGGCGGCACGCCATGATCGTGGCTCCGTGATCCCCCACGGGGCCCGTGACGAGGAGCGCGTCTCCCGCGGCCACCCGGTGGTCTCCCCAGTCCCGGCCCGCGGGAACGGAGCCGAGGCCCGCCGTCACGGCATAGATCCTGTCCCCCCTGCCCTTGGGCACCACCTTGGTGTCTCCCGCCACGATTTGCACGCCTGCTTCCCGGGCCGCCTCCGCCGCGCTCTCCGCGCAGCGCCGAACCAGGTTCATTTCGGCCCCCTCCTCCAGCACGAGGGCGAGGGTGAGCCAGAGGGGCCGCGCGCCCGAGACGGAGAGGTCGTTGACGGTTCCGCACACGGCCAGACGGCCCAAGTCCCCTCCGGGGAACTCGAGAGGCTCCACCACGAAGGCGTCCGTGGTCAGGGCCGGGCGCCCTCCTGGCCAGGCCGGCAGGACCGCGGCATCGGAGAGCACCTCCAGGGCCGGATTGGAGAAGAGGGGCAGGAACAGGTCCTTGACGAGGGACCGCGTCAGGCGGCCCCCCGCCCCGTGGCCCATGAGAATCCTGTCAAAGGGTCTCACGCCACACCGCCCGAGGCCCGCCAGCGCTCGTGGCGGTAGTAGGCCGCGCAGGTCCCCTCGCTGGACACCATGCACGCGCCGACCGGAAGGTCCGGTGTGCAGGCCTTCCCGAAGAGCGGGCAGGCGGGCGGATCCACGGCCCCTTTCAGAACCTCGCCGCACAGGCAGCCGGCGGGCTCCTCGGGGGCCGGAACGTCCACGGCCAGCCGGGAAGCGTCCCGATGGACCAGGGACTCCCGAAGCGCCAGCCCCGAGTCCGGAATGGACCCCAGGCCCCGCCAGTCCGAGGCATCCCGACGAAAGACGCGGTCCATCGCCGCCCGAGCCGCCCCGTTTCCCTGCGGCGTGACGGCCCTTCCGTAGAGATTAGAAACCCCGGCCCGCCCCGCGCTCCTCTGGGCGGCCAGGTCGCGCACGCCCGCCAGCACGTCCGTGGGCGTAAAGCCCACGACCGCCGAGGGGATTCCGTAGTCCCTCGCCAAAAAGGAAAAGGCCTCCGATCCGGTGATCACGGAGACGTGCCCTGGCAGGAGAAAGCCGTCGAGGCGAAGCTCCGGATCCTCCGCCAGCACCCGCAGGGGCATGGGGACGGTCTTGTT
The sequence above is a segment of the Acidobacteriota bacterium genome. Coding sequences within it:
- the hypE gene encoding hydrogenase expression/formation protein HypE, encoding MRPFDRILMGHGAGGRLTRSLVKDLFLPLFSNPALEVLSDAAVLPAWPGGRPALTTDAFVVEPLEFPGGDLGRLAVCGTVNDLSVSGARPLWLTLALVLEEGAEMNLVRRCAESAAEAAREAGVQIVAGDTKVVPKGRGDRIYAVTAGLGSVPAGRDWGDHRVAAGDALLVTGPVGDHGATIMACRHGMAGEALRSDVAPLNGLVEALAASGAPVRALHDPTRGGVLVTCHEVAERAGVRIVLDEEALPVRGEVRAVCDLLGLHPLSSPCEGRALVFVEGGCEESALSALRSHPFGAGAARIGRVEAVRTGASPVAVRTVSGEERPLDLLSGAELPRIC
- the hypD gene encoding hydrogenase formation protein HypD, yielding MEEAGFRDPRAVAALLRAAKAEAATLRRPLVLMEVCGTHTHAIAEAGLRGKLAPEIRLVSGPGCPVCVTPVGYLDRAEALSRQRNAVLCTFGDLFRVPSSTGSLERLKAEGGDVRVVYSPRDALRVAAENPGREVVFLAVGFETTAPTIAAALEEAEGEGLSNFMILPGNKTVPMPLRVLAEDPELRLDGFLLPGHVSVITGSEAFSFLARDYGIPSAVVGFTPTDVLAGVRDLAAQRSAGRAGVSNLYGRAVTPQGNGAARAAMDRVFRRDASDWRGLGSIPDSGLALRESLVHRDASRLAVDVPAPEEPAGCLCGEVLKGAVDPPACPLFGKACTPDLPVGACMVSSEGTCAAYYRHERWRASGGVA